Proteins found in one Canis aureus isolate CA01 chromosome 19, VMU_Caureus_v.1.0, whole genome shotgun sequence genomic segment:
- the TMEM43 gene encoding transmembrane protein 43 isoform X1 codes for MAANYSSTSNRREHVKTTTKPQPGFLERLSETSGGMFVGLMTFLLSFYLIFTNEGRALKTATSLAEGLSLVVSPDSIHSVAPENEGRLVHIIGALRTSKLLSDPNYGVHLPAVKLRRHVEMYQWVETEESREYTEDGQVKTETRYSYNTEWRSEIVNSRNFDREIGHKNPSAMAVESFTATAPFVQIGRFFLSAGLIDKVDNFKPLSLAKLDDPHVDIIRRGDYFYHSENPKYPEVGDVRVSFSYAGLSGDDPDLGPAHVAHGARAAGAWPPDPLSSNPEVSDQVTVIARQRGDQLVPYSTKSGDTLLLLHHGDFSAEEVFHRERKSNSLKTWGLRAAGWLAMFMGLNLMTRIVYTLVDWFPIFRDLVDIGLKAFAFCVATSLTLLTVAAGWLFYRPLCALFISCLALVPIIIARTRVPAKKLE; via the exons ATGGCCGCGAAC tATTCCAGTACGAGTAACAGGAGAGAACATGTCAAAACTACGACCAAGCCCCAGCCAGGCTTCTTGGAGCGGCTCAGCGAGACCTCGGGTGGGATGTTTGTGGGGCTCATGACCTTCCTGCTCTCCTTCTACCTAATTTTCACCAATGAG GGCCGTGCACTGAAGACAGCAACTTCCCTGGCCGAGGGGCTGTCGCTTGTTGTGTCCCCCGACAGCATCCACAGTGTGGCCCCGGAGAATGAGGGGAGGCTAGTGCACATCATCGGGGCCCTGCGGACGTCCAAG CTCTTGTCTGATCCAAACTATGGGGTCCACCTCCCGGCTGTGAAGCTGCGGCGGCACGTAGAGATGTACCAGTGGGTAGAAACAGaggagtccag GGAGTACACGGAAGATGGGCAGGTGAAGACAGAGACAAGGTATTCCTACA ACACTGAATGGAGGTCAGAAATCGTCAACAGCAGAAACTTCGACCGAGAGATCGGCCACAAGAACCCCAG CGCAATGGCGGTGGAGTCCTTCACGGCAACAGCCCCCTTCGTGCAGATTGGCAGGTTCTTCCTCTCAGCAG GCCTCATCGACAAAGTAGACAACTTCAAACCGCTGAGCCTGGCCAAGCTGGACGACCCGCACGTGGACATCATTCGCAGGGGAGACTATTTCTACCACAGCGAAAACCCCAAGTACCCAGAG GTCGGAGACGTGCGCGTGTCCTTTTCCTATGCGGGGCTGAGCGGCGACGACCCGGACCTGGGCCCGGCTCACGTG GCACATGGTGCCAGGGCTGCCGGGGCCTGGCCGCCTGATCCCCTCAGCTCTAACCCTGAGGTCTCTGACCAGGTCACTGTGATTGCCCGGCAGCGGGGTGACCAGCTGGTCCCCTACTCCACCAAGTCGGGGGACACCTTGCTTCTCCTGCACCACGGGGACTTCTCGGCAGAG GAGGTGTTTCATAGAGAACGAAAGAGCAACTCCCTGAAGACATGGGGCCTGCGGGCGGCTGGCTGGCTGGCCATGTTTATGGGCCTCAACCTCATGACCCGGATCGTCTATACCCTGG TGGACTGGTTCCCCATCTTCCGAGACCTGGTCGACATCGGCCTGAAAGCCTTTGCCTTCTGCGTGGCCACCTCACTGACCTTGCTGACCGTGGCTGCTGGCTGGCTCTTCTACCGGCCCCTGTGCGCCCTCTTCATCAGCTGCCTGGCCCTGGTGCCCATCATCATTGCTCGGACACGGGTGCCAGCCAAAAAGCTGGAGTGA
- the TMEM43 gene encoding transmembrane protein 43 isoform X2, with the protein MAANYSSTSNRREHVKTTTKPQPGFLERLSETSGGMFVGLMTFLLSFYLIFTNEGRALKTATSLAEGLSLVVSPDSIHSVAPENEGRLVHIIGALRTSKLLSDPNYGVHLPAVKLRRHVEMYQWVETEESREYTEDGQVKTETRYSYNTEWRSEIVNSRNFDREIGHKNPSAMAVESFTATAPFVQIGRFFLSAGLIDKVDNFKPLSLAKLDDPHVDIIRRGDYFYHSENPKYPEVGDVRVSFSYAGLSGDDPDLGPAHVVTVIARQRGDQLVPYSTKSGDTLLLLHHGDFSAEEVFHRERKSNSLKTWGLRAAGWLAMFMGLNLMTRIVYTLVDWFPIFRDLVDIGLKAFAFCVATSLTLLTVAAGWLFYRPLCALFISCLALVPIIIARTRVPAKKLE; encoded by the exons ATGGCCGCGAAC tATTCCAGTACGAGTAACAGGAGAGAACATGTCAAAACTACGACCAAGCCCCAGCCAGGCTTCTTGGAGCGGCTCAGCGAGACCTCGGGTGGGATGTTTGTGGGGCTCATGACCTTCCTGCTCTCCTTCTACCTAATTTTCACCAATGAG GGCCGTGCACTGAAGACAGCAACTTCCCTGGCCGAGGGGCTGTCGCTTGTTGTGTCCCCCGACAGCATCCACAGTGTGGCCCCGGAGAATGAGGGGAGGCTAGTGCACATCATCGGGGCCCTGCGGACGTCCAAG CTCTTGTCTGATCCAAACTATGGGGTCCACCTCCCGGCTGTGAAGCTGCGGCGGCACGTAGAGATGTACCAGTGGGTAGAAACAGaggagtccag GGAGTACACGGAAGATGGGCAGGTGAAGACAGAGACAAGGTATTCCTACA ACACTGAATGGAGGTCAGAAATCGTCAACAGCAGAAACTTCGACCGAGAGATCGGCCACAAGAACCCCAG CGCAATGGCGGTGGAGTCCTTCACGGCAACAGCCCCCTTCGTGCAGATTGGCAGGTTCTTCCTCTCAGCAG GCCTCATCGACAAAGTAGACAACTTCAAACCGCTGAGCCTGGCCAAGCTGGACGACCCGCACGTGGACATCATTCGCAGGGGAGACTATTTCTACCACAGCGAAAACCCCAAGTACCCAGAG GTCGGAGACGTGCGCGTGTCCTTTTCCTATGCGGGGCTGAGCGGCGACGACCCGGACCTGGGCCCGGCTCACGTG GTCACTGTGATTGCCCGGCAGCGGGGTGACCAGCTGGTCCCCTACTCCACCAAGTCGGGGGACACCTTGCTTCTCCTGCACCACGGGGACTTCTCGGCAGAG GAGGTGTTTCATAGAGAACGAAAGAGCAACTCCCTGAAGACATGGGGCCTGCGGGCGGCTGGCTGGCTGGCCATGTTTATGGGCCTCAACCTCATGACCCGGATCGTCTATACCCTGG TGGACTGGTTCCCCATCTTCCGAGACCTGGTCGACATCGGCCTGAAAGCCTTTGCCTTCTGCGTGGCCACCTCACTGACCTTGCTGACCGTGGCTGCTGGCTGGCTCTTCTACCGGCCCCTGTGCGCCCTCTTCATCAGCTGCCTGGCCCTGGTGCCCATCATCATTGCTCGGACACGGGTGCCAGCCAAAAAGCTGGAGTGA